A single window of Modestobacter italicus DNA harbors:
- a CDS encoding APC family permease, which produces MADTVRTETGQPSLKRVMGPGLLLLFIVGDILGTGIYALTGQVAAQVGGVVWLPFVVAFLVALVTAFSYLELVTKYPQAAGAALYTHKAFGIHFVTFLVAFTVMSSGITSASTAARAFSANAAEVFGLGISDGIGITLIGLAFMGLVALVNHRGVGESVKANVVLTCVELTGLLIVIGVGLWALGVGEGDFSRVTEIETGDRSLVGGVIAATGLAFFAMVGFEDSVNMAEECHEPKRIFPKVLLAGLLATGLIYVLVSVSAIALVPADALSQGDTPLLQVVEAGAPGFPLGVFGVITMFAVANSALINMLMASRLVYGMSNQGVLPPLLGKVHPTRRTPTTAILFTTALAFGLITFVGAVPALGGTTALLLLGVFTVVNIAVLVLRKDEVDGDHFRTPTVLPVIGALACGFLATPWAGRPSEQYRIAGILLGIGVLLWVVTVLVQRRTGQAAPPLDPDRFTKGGPVN; this is translated from the coding sequence ATGGCGGACACCGTGCGCACCGAGACCGGCCAGCCGAGCCTCAAGCGGGTGATGGGCCCGGGGCTGCTCCTGCTGTTCATCGTCGGCGACATCCTGGGCACCGGGATCTACGCGCTGACCGGCCAGGTCGCCGCCCAGGTGGGCGGTGTGGTGTGGCTGCCGTTCGTGGTCGCCTTCCTGGTCGCGCTGGTCACCGCCTTCAGCTACCTGGAGCTGGTCACCAAGTACCCGCAGGCGGCGGGCGCGGCGCTGTACACGCACAAGGCGTTCGGCATCCACTTCGTCACGTTCCTGGTCGCCTTCACCGTGATGAGCTCGGGCATCACCTCGGCGTCCACCGCGGCCCGGGCGTTCAGCGCCAACGCCGCCGAGGTGTTCGGCCTGGGGATCTCCGACGGCATCGGGATCACGCTGATCGGGCTGGCCTTCATGGGTCTGGTCGCGCTGGTCAACCACCGCGGCGTCGGCGAGAGCGTGAAGGCCAACGTCGTGCTCACCTGCGTGGAGCTGACCGGCCTGCTCATCGTGATCGGCGTCGGCCTGTGGGCGCTGGGCGTCGGCGAGGGCGACTTCTCCCGGGTCACCGAGATCGAGACCGGCGACCGGTCCCTGGTCGGCGGGGTGATCGCCGCGACCGGGCTGGCGTTCTTCGCGATGGTCGGCTTCGAGGACTCGGTCAACATGGCCGAGGAGTGCCACGAGCCCAAGCGGATCTTCCCCAAGGTGCTGCTCGCCGGGCTGCTGGCCACCGGCCTGATCTACGTGCTGGTGTCGGTCTCGGCGATCGCGCTGGTGCCGGCCGACGCGCTCAGCCAGGGCGACACCCCGCTGCTGCAGGTGGTCGAGGCCGGGGCGCCGGGCTTCCCGCTCGGCGTCTTCGGGGTCATCACGATGTTCGCCGTCGCCAACTCGGCGCTGATCAACATGCTGATGGCCAGCCGGCTGGTCTACGGGATGAGCAACCAGGGCGTGCTCCCGCCGCTGCTGGGCAAGGTGCACCCCACCCGCCGGACGCCCACCACGGCGATCCTGTTCACCACCGCGCTGGCGTTCGGCCTGATCACCTTCGTCGGCGCGGTCCCCGCGCTGGGCGGGACGACGGCGCTGCTGCTGCTCGGCGTCTTCACCGTGGTGAACATCGCGGTACTGGTGCTCCGCAAGGACGAGGTGGACGGCGACCACTTCCGCACCCCGACGGTGCTGCCGGTGATCGGTGCGCTGGCCTGCGGGTTCCTGGCCACGCCCTGGGCCGGCCGGCCCTCGGAGCAGTACCGGATCGCCGGCATCCTGCTCGGCATCGGGGTGCTGCTCTGGGTGGTCACCGTGCTCGTGCAGCGGCGCACCGGCCAGGCGGCGCCCCCGCTGGACCCGGACCGGTTCACCAAGGGCGGCCCGGTCAACTGA
- the gyrB gene encoding DNA topoisomerase (ATP-hydrolyzing) subunit B, whose protein sequence is MVAAPQNETAYSGSSITVLEGLEAVRKRPGMYIGSTGERGLHHMVWEVVDNAVDEHLAGWCDTVRVTLLADGGVRVEDNGRGIPVDMHPVEKRPTVEVVLTILHAGGKFDGKSYGVSGGLHGVGVTVVNALSTALDVTIWTKGTEWHQHYTEAKPGKLDEIGPTDKRGTAITFWADPSIFETTTFSFDTISRRLQEMAFLNKGLTIVLRDERPGQGKADTGLAEETSIVEEAPAPGHEDEAFEPTEVTYVYESGLVDYVTYINRRKSAIHRSVISFSADGVGKNDTAMSLEVAMQWSDAYSESVHTFANIINTHEGGTHEEGFRAALTSIVNRYAKEKGILKAKDDALTGDDIREGLAAIVSVKLGDPQFEGQTKTKLGNTEVKGFVQKVCNDQIGHWFEANPAEAKVIITKAASAARARRAAQDARKLARKSLLSVSGLPGKLSDCRSTDPRNSEVYIVEGDSAGGSAKSGRDSMYQAILPIRGKIINVEKARIDRVLKNTEVQSMITAFGTGIHDEFDLAKLRYHKIILMADADVDGQHITTLLLTLLFRFMRPLVEAGHVYLAAPPLYKIKWGGKVGIEYAYSDRERDALLKAGAEAGRKIPKDDGIQRFKGLGEMDAKELWETTMDPDTRILRQVTLDDAAAADELFSVLMGEDVEARRSFITRNAKDVRFLDV, encoded by the coding sequence GTGGTCGCAGCGCCCCAGAACGAGACCGCCTACTCCGGCAGCTCCATCACCGTGCTCGAGGGCCTGGAGGCGGTCCGCAAGCGCCCCGGCATGTACATCGGCTCGACCGGCGAGCGCGGCCTGCACCACATGGTGTGGGAGGTCGTGGACAACGCCGTCGACGAGCACCTGGCCGGCTGGTGCGACACCGTGCGGGTCACGCTGCTGGCCGACGGCGGCGTCCGGGTCGAGGACAACGGCCGCGGCATCCCGGTCGACATGCACCCGGTCGAGAAGCGCCCGACCGTCGAGGTCGTGCTCACGATCCTGCACGCCGGCGGCAAGTTCGACGGCAAGAGCTACGGCGTCTCCGGTGGTCTGCACGGCGTCGGCGTCACGGTGGTCAACGCGCTGTCCACCGCGCTGGACGTGACCATCTGGACCAAGGGCACCGAGTGGCACCAGCACTACACCGAGGCCAAGCCCGGGAAGCTGGACGAGATCGGCCCGACCGACAAGCGCGGCACGGCGATCACCTTCTGGGCCGACCCGTCGATCTTCGAGACGACGACCTTCTCCTTCGACACGATCAGCCGCCGGCTGCAGGAGATGGCCTTCCTCAACAAGGGCCTGACCATCGTGCTGCGCGACGAGCGCCCGGGTCAGGGCAAGGCCGACACCGGCCTGGCCGAGGAGACCTCGATCGTCGAGGAGGCGCCGGCCCCCGGTCACGAGGACGAGGCGTTCGAGCCGACCGAGGTCACCTACGTCTACGAGAGCGGCCTGGTCGACTACGTCACCTACATCAACCGCCGCAAGAGCGCGATCCACCGGTCGGTCATCAGCTTCTCCGCCGACGGCGTGGGCAAGAACGACACCGCGATGTCCCTCGAGGTCGCGATGCAGTGGTCGGACGCCTACTCCGAGTCGGTGCACACCTTCGCCAACATCATCAACACCCACGAGGGCGGCACGCACGAGGAGGGCTTCCGGGCGGCGCTCACCTCGATCGTCAACCGGTACGCCAAGGAGAAGGGCATCCTCAAGGCCAAGGACGACGCCCTGACCGGCGACGACATCCGTGAGGGCCTGGCCGCGATCGTCTCGGTGAAGCTCGGCGACCCGCAGTTCGAGGGCCAGACGAAGACCAAGCTCGGCAACACCGAGGTCAAGGGCTTCGTGCAGAAGGTCTGCAACGACCAGATCGGGCACTGGTTCGAGGCCAACCCGGCCGAGGCCAAGGTCATCATCACCAAGGCCGCCTCGGCCGCCCGCGCCCGCCGGGCCGCGCAGGACGCCCGCAAGCTGGCCCGCAAGAGCCTGCTGTCGGTCAGCGGCCTGCCCGGCAAGCTGTCGGACTGCCGCTCGACCGACCCGCGCAACTCCGAGGTCTACATCGTCGAGGGCGACTCGGCCGGTGGCTCGGCGAAGTCCGGCCGCGACTCGATGTACCAGGCGATCCTGCCCATCCGCGGCAAGATCATCAACGTCGAGAAGGCGCGCATCGACCGGGTGCTGAAGAACACCGAGGTCCAGTCGATGATCACCGCGTTCGGCACCGGCATCCACGACGAGTTCGACCTCGCCAAGCTCCGCTATCACAAGATCATCCTGATGGCGGACGCCGACGTCGACGGCCAGCACATCACCACGCTGCTGCTGACGCTGCTGTTCCGCTTCATGCGCCCGCTGGTCGAGGCCGGCCACGTCTACCTGGCGGCCCCTCCGCTGTACAAGATCAAGTGGGGCGGCAAGGTCGGCATCGAGTACGCCTACTCCGACCGCGAGCGCGACGCGCTGCTCAAGGCCGGCGCCGAGGCGGGTCGCAAGATCCCCAAGGACGACGGCATCCAGCGGTTCAAGGGCCTCGGCGAGATGGACGCCAAGGAGCTGTGGGAGACCACCATGGACCCCGACACCCGGATCCTGCGCCAGGTCACCCTCGACGACGCCGCCGCCGCCGACGAGCTGTTCAGCGTGCTGATGGGCGAGGACGTCGAGGCCCGGCGCAGCTTCATCACCCGCAACGCCAAGGACGTCCGCTTCCTCGACGTGTAG
- the dnaN gene encoding DNA polymerase III subunit beta, which translates to MKFRVAREVLAEAVAWTARSLPPRPSVPVLAGILLEVEGSQLSVSGFDYEVSARSEVDVQASEGGRTLVPGRLLAEITRALPPHPVDVVAEGARLAISCGNAKFSLPTLPVEDYPSLPSLPSTAGTVDSDAFAEAVSQVAVAAGRDDTLPMLTGVRLEIEDDLVTLAATDRYRLAVREFAWRPESSGLSAAVLVPARTLADAAKTLTSGPEVTLSLSSGGSGEGILGLSGKDRQTTTRLLDAEFVKYRAIMPSESASFATLPVGLFTDAAKRVALVAERGTPLRCEFTPGQVTLRAGGTDDEGQAEERCDVEFDGDPLTIGFNPTFLLDGLAAVHTDRARMDFTTALKPAVLSGVAEPTSDEAGGGGKPAERGGSYRYLIMPVRLPG; encoded by the coding sequence ATGAAGTTCCGGGTGGCACGTGAGGTGCTCGCCGAGGCCGTCGCGTGGACGGCGCGCAGCCTGCCGCCGCGCCCTTCGGTGCCGGTGCTCGCCGGGATCCTGCTGGAGGTCGAGGGCAGCCAGCTGTCGGTCTCCGGCTTCGACTACGAGGTCTCGGCCCGGTCCGAGGTCGACGTGCAGGCCAGCGAGGGCGGCCGGACGCTGGTCCCCGGCCGGCTGCTCGCCGAGATCACCCGCGCGCTGCCGCCGCACCCGGTCGACGTCGTCGCCGAGGGCGCCCGGCTCGCCATCTCCTGCGGCAACGCGAAGTTCAGCCTGCCGACCCTGCCGGTCGAGGACTACCCGTCGCTGCCCTCGCTGCCCTCCACCGCGGGGACGGTCGACAGCGACGCCTTCGCCGAGGCGGTCAGCCAGGTGGCGGTGGCGGCCGGCCGCGACGACACCCTGCCGATGCTCACCGGCGTCCGGCTGGAGATCGAGGACGACCTGGTCACCCTCGCCGCCACCGACCGCTACCGGCTGGCGGTGCGCGAGTTCGCGTGGCGGCCGGAGTCCTCCGGGCTCTCCGCCGCCGTCCTGGTGCCGGCCCGCACGCTCGCCGACGCGGCCAAGACGCTGACCAGCGGCCCGGAGGTCACCCTGTCGCTGTCCTCCGGCGGCTCCGGCGAGGGCATCCTGGGCCTGTCGGGCAAGGACCGGCAGACCACCACCCGGCTGCTGGACGCCGAGTTCGTGAAGTACCGGGCGATCATGCCCAGCGAGTCCGCGTCGTTCGCGACGCTGCCGGTCGGGCTGTTCACCGACGCCGCCAAGCGGGTCGCGCTGGTCGCCGAGCGCGGCACGCCGCTGCGCTGCGAGTTCACCCCCGGCCAGGTGACCCTGCGCGCCGGCGGCACCGACGACGAGGGCCAGGCCGAGGAGCGCTGCGACGTCGAGTTCGACGGCGACCCGTTGACCATCGGCTTCAACCCGACGTTCCTGCTCGACGGGCTGGCCGCGGTGCACACCGACCGGGCCCGGATGGACTTCACCACCGCGCTGAAGCCCGCCGTCCTGTCCGGGGTGGCCGAGCCCACCTCCGACGAGGCCGGAGGCGGCGGGAAGCCGGCCGAGCGGGGCGGCAGCTACCGCTACCTGATCATGCCGGTGCGGCTGCCCGGCTGA
- a CDS encoding DUF721 domain-containing protein — MAEERPARPSDIARAALEAARAASAARPQPTRRRVAGPRRRWTGPGPGADDPQLFGTLVDALVTQQDWTARTKVGAVFGRWDTLVGPDIAAHCRPESLNEGELLVVAESTAWATQLRLLAPSILGRLRAGVGGDVVTKLRVVGPTAPSWKKGPRTVRGRGPRDTYG, encoded by the coding sequence GTGGCTGAGGAACGACCCGCTCGCCCCTCGGACATCGCCCGCGCGGCGCTGGAGGCGGCCCGCGCGGCCTCCGCCGCCCGGCCGCAGCCCACCCGCCGGCGGGTCGCCGGCCCGCGCCGCCGCTGGACCGGCCCGGGCCCCGGCGCCGACGACCCCCAGCTGTTCGGCACGCTGGTCGACGCGCTGGTCACCCAGCAGGACTGGACGGCGCGCACGAAGGTGGGCGCGGTCTTCGGCCGCTGGGACACCCTGGTCGGCCCGGACATCGCCGCGCACTGCCGGCCGGAGTCGCTGAACGAGGGCGAGCTGCTGGTGGTGGCCGAGTCCACCGCCTGGGCCACCCAGCTGCGGCTGCTGGCGCCGAGCATCCTGGGCCGGCTGCGGGCCGGCGTCGGCGGGGACGTCGTGACCAAGCTGCGCGTTGTGGGTCCGACGGCACCCAGCTGGAAGAAGGGGCCGCGCACGGTCCGCGGACGCGGACCCCGCGACACCTACGGCTGA
- the recF gene encoding DNA replication/repair protein RecF (All proteins in this family for which functions are known are DNA-binding proteins that assist the filamentation of RecA onto DNA for the initiation of recombination or recombinational repair.), which yields MYLRHLQVGQFRSWESADLALTPGPTVLVGRNGQGKTNLVEAVGYLATLGSHRVSADAPLVRHGATQAVVRAALRKDERELLVEVEINPGRANRVRVNRAPLTRPRELLGLVKTVLFAPEDLALVRGDPAERRRFLDDLLVSRTPRLAGVRSDYDRVLKQRNALLKTAKLARGNALATLDVWDGHLTELGGQLLAARLRLVADLAPYVADSYAGVAGPGADRAALGYSSTVPLAGDGSPVDPARALPGAEELSAALRDQVGERRKDEVDRGITLVGPHRDDLVLHLGPAPAKGYASHGESWSFALAVKLACFALLRAEGDDPVLLLDDVFAELDAGRRSALAEVAGSAEQTLITAAVAEDVPAALRGTRVQVAAGTLTVLTDDVPVDQEVHGG from the coding sequence GTGTACCTCCGCCACCTGCAGGTCGGCCAGTTCCGCAGCTGGGAGTCCGCCGACCTGGCGCTGACCCCCGGGCCGACCGTGCTGGTCGGCCGGAACGGGCAGGGCAAGACCAACCTGGTCGAGGCGGTCGGCTACCTGGCCACGCTGGGCAGCCACCGGGTCTCCGCCGACGCACCGCTGGTGCGGCACGGGGCGACCCAGGCGGTGGTGCGGGCGGCGCTGCGCAAGGACGAGCGCGAGCTGCTGGTCGAGGTGGAGATCAACCCCGGCCGGGCCAACCGGGTGCGGGTCAACCGCGCCCCGCTGACCCGGCCGCGGGAGCTCCTCGGGCTGGTCAAGACGGTGCTCTTCGCGCCTGAGGACCTCGCGCTGGTCCGCGGCGACCCGGCCGAGCGCCGCCGGTTCCTCGACGACCTGCTGGTCAGCCGCACCCCGCGGCTGGCCGGCGTGCGCAGCGACTACGACCGGGTGCTCAAGCAGCGCAACGCCCTGCTGAAGACGGCGAAGCTGGCCCGCGGCAACGCGCTGGCCACCCTCGACGTCTGGGACGGGCACCTGACCGAGCTCGGCGGGCAGCTGCTGGCCGCCCGGCTGCGGCTGGTGGCCGACCTGGCGCCCTACGTCGCCGACTCCTACGCCGGGGTGGCCGGCCCCGGCGCCGACCGGGCGGCGCTGGGCTACAGCAGCACCGTCCCGCTGGCCGGCGACGGGTCGCCGGTCGACCCGGCACGGGCCCTGCCCGGGGCCGAGGAGCTCTCCGCGGCGCTGCGCGACCAGGTCGGCGAGCGGCGCAAGGACGAGGTCGACCGGGGCATCACCCTCGTCGGCCCGCACCGCGACGACCTGGTGCTGCACCTGGGCCCGGCACCGGCCAAGGGCTACGCCAGCCACGGCGAGTCCTGGTCGTTCGCGCTCGCGGTCAAGCTGGCCTGCTTCGCGCTGCTGCGGGCCGAGGGCGACGACCCGGTCCTGCTGCTCGACGACGTCTTCGCCGAGCTGGACGCCGGCCGCCGCTCGGCGCTGGCCGAGGTGGCCGGCAGCGCCGAGCAGACGCTGATCACCGCCGCCGTCGCCGAGGACGTGCCGGCGGCGTTGCGCGGCACCCGGGTGCAGGTGGCGGCTGGCACGCTGACGGTGCTGACCGACGACGTGCCGGTGGACCAGGAGGTGCACGGTGGCTGA
- a CDS encoding ABC transporter ATP-binding protein has protein sequence MLSLVSAAAALAQPALVGQVIGAVGSGGAVLPGVLALVVVLVAASVLGAGQQYLLQRTAEGVVLSTRRLLTDRLLRLPVAEYDRRRTGDLMSRVGSDTTLLRATVTSGVVELAGSVVVGVGALVAMALVDAWLLLVTVVAVGVGVTTAVLASRRVRTLSRQAQEQVGAMSAAVERALSAVRTIRASGATEREVATVGVSAERAFTAGVQVARLQALVSPLGSIAVQGAFLAVLGLGGYRVATGSIAVADLVSFILYLFLLVMPLGQLIGSYTQLQTGLGALARVQEVLALEPEHDDVPERPAAGGAVAVLRTPRAGDPVPLLELDGVGFGYPDGTPVLRGVSFAVPAGSRTALVGPSGAGKSTVLALVEGFYPLLEGSVRWAGTDVRELPRAALRARMGYVEQEAPVLAGTVRENLTLAAPDAGDDRLWQALADVGLTGVVRRSPRGLDVAVGDDGVLLSGGERQRLAIARSLLSRPALLLLDEPTASLDARNEGLLRDTLAAAAADRALLVVAHRLSTVIDSDQIVVLDGGRVVAVGTHDELVDSSPLYRELATAQLLV, from the coding sequence GTGCTCTCCCTGGTCTCCGCGGCGGCCGCGCTGGCCCAGCCGGCGCTGGTCGGGCAGGTGATCGGCGCGGTCGGCTCCGGCGGGGCCGTGCTGCCCGGCGTCCTCGCGCTGGTCGTCGTCCTGGTCGCGGCGTCCGTGCTCGGCGCCGGCCAGCAGTACCTGCTGCAGCGCACCGCGGAGGGCGTGGTGCTGAGCACCCGCCGGCTGCTCACGGACCGGCTGCTGCGGCTGCCGGTGGCCGAGTACGACCGCCGCCGCACCGGTGACCTGATGTCGCGGGTGGGCTCGGACACCACGCTGCTGCGCGCCACGGTCACCAGCGGCGTCGTGGAGCTCGCCGGCTCGGTCGTCGTCGGCGTCGGTGCGCTGGTGGCGATGGCGCTCGTGGACGCCTGGTTGCTGCTGGTCACCGTGGTCGCGGTCGGCGTCGGGGTGACCACCGCGGTGCTCGCCTCGCGCCGGGTGCGGACGCTGTCCCGGCAGGCGCAGGAGCAGGTCGGGGCGATGAGCGCCGCGGTGGAACGGGCGCTGTCCGCCGTCCGGACCATCCGGGCCAGCGGGGCGACCGAGCGGGAGGTGGCCACCGTCGGGGTGAGCGCCGAGCGCGCGTTCACCGCCGGCGTCCAGGTCGCCCGGTTGCAGGCCCTGGTCTCCCCGCTCGGGTCGATCGCGGTGCAGGGCGCCTTCCTGGCCGTCCTCGGCCTCGGCGGCTACCGGGTGGCGACCGGCTCGATCGCCGTCGCCGACCTGGTCTCCTTCATCCTCTACCTGTTCCTGCTGGTCATGCCGCTGGGGCAGCTGATCGGCTCCTACACCCAGCTGCAGACCGGGCTGGGCGCGCTGGCCCGGGTGCAGGAGGTGCTCGCGCTCGAGCCGGAGCACGACGACGTGCCCGAGCGGCCCGCGGCCGGCGGCGCGGTGGCGGTGCTGCGCACCCCGCGGGCCGGGGACCCGGTGCCGCTGCTCGAGCTGGACGGGGTCGGCTTCGGCTACCCGGACGGGACGCCGGTGCTGCGCGGGGTGTCCTTCGCCGTCCCGGCCGGCAGCCGCACCGCGCTCGTCGGCCCGTCCGGGGCCGGCAAGTCCACCGTGCTGGCCCTGGTCGAGGGCTTCTACCCGCTGCTCGAGGGGTCGGTCCGCTGGGCCGGCACCGACGTGCGCGAGCTGCCCCGGGCCGCGCTGCGCGCCCGGATGGGCTACGTCGAGCAGGAGGCGCCGGTGCTGGCCGGCACCGTGCGGGAGAACCTGACGCTGGCCGCCCCCGACGCCGGCGACGACCGGCTGTGGCAGGCGCTCGCCGACGTCGGGCTGACCGGGGTGGTGCGCCGCTCGCCCCGCGGCCTGGACGTCGCCGTGGGGGACGACGGGGTCCTGCTCTCCGGCGGGGAGCGGCAGCGGCTGGCCATCGCGCGCTCGCTGCTCTCGCGCCCGGCGCTGCTGCTGCTGGACGAGCCGACGGCCAGCCTGGACGCCCGCAACGAGGGCCTGCTGCGGGACACCCTCGCCGCGGCGGCCGCCGACCGGGCGCTGCTGGTCGTCGCCCACCGGCTGTCCACCGTCATCGACAGCGACCAGATCGTCGTCCTGGACGGCGGCCGGGTGGTGGCCGTCGGCACCCACGACGAGCTGGTGGACAGCAGCCCGCTCTACCGCGAGCTCGCCACCGCCCAGCTCCTCGTCTAG
- the gnd gene encoding phosphogluconate dehydrogenase (NAD(+)-dependent, decarboxylating) — MESEEQDVQLGLVGLGKMGGNMAERVRRAGHEVIGYDRSPGARDVDSLQGLVDALEAPRVVWVMVPSGDPTRSTVRELGELLSPGDVVVDGGNSKFTDDKVHADELAEKGIGYVDAGVSGGVWGLQNGYALMVGGTAEDVAKVQPVFDALKPPAPHDEQGNEMPGVGFVHAGPVGAGHFAKMVHNGIEYAMMQAYGEGYELLAAVDLVEDVPGVIASWTQGTVIRSWLLDLLVKALQEDPGLDKITGYAEDSGEGRWTVEQAIEHAVPMPAISASLFARFASRQDDSPTMKAVAALRNQFGGHSVQSVDSRGNNPPVSEKPA, encoded by the coding sequence ATCGAGTCTGAGGAGCAGGACGTGCAGCTGGGGCTGGTCGGGCTGGGCAAGATGGGCGGCAACATGGCCGAGCGCGTGCGCCGCGCCGGTCACGAGGTGATCGGGTACGACCGGTCACCGGGCGCGCGGGACGTCGACAGCCTGCAGGGCCTGGTCGACGCCCTCGAGGCGCCGCGGGTGGTCTGGGTGATGGTCCCGTCCGGTGACCCGACCCGCTCGACCGTGCGCGAGCTCGGTGAGCTGCTGAGCCCCGGCGACGTGGTCGTCGACGGCGGCAACTCCAAGTTCACCGATGACAAGGTCCACGCCGACGAGCTGGCCGAGAAGGGCATCGGCTACGTCGACGCCGGCGTCTCCGGCGGCGTCTGGGGCCTGCAGAACGGCTACGCGCTGATGGTCGGCGGCACCGCCGAGGACGTCGCCAAGGTCCAGCCGGTGTTCGACGCGCTCAAGCCGCCGGCGCCGCACGACGAGCAGGGCAACGAGATGCCCGGCGTCGGCTTCGTGCACGCCGGTCCGGTCGGTGCCGGGCACTTCGCCAAGATGGTCCACAACGGCATCGAGTACGCGATGATGCAGGCCTACGGCGAGGGCTACGAGCTGCTGGCCGCCGTCGACCTGGTGGAGGACGTCCCCGGCGTCATCGCCTCCTGGACCCAGGGCACCGTCATCCGCTCCTGGCTGCTGGACCTGCTGGTCAAGGCGCTGCAGGAGGATCCGGGCCTGGACAAGATCACCGGCTACGCCGAGGACTCCGGCGAGGGCCGGTGGACCGTCGAGCAGGCGATCGAGCACGCCGTCCCGATGCCGGCGATCTCCGCGTCGCTGTTCGCCCGGTTCGCCTCCCGGCAGGACGACTCCCCGACCATGAAGGCCGTCGCCGCGCTGCGGAACCAGTTCGGCGGGCACTCCGTGCAGAGCGTCGACAGCCGGGGCAACAACCCCCCGGTGTCCGAGAAGCCGGCCTGA